A window of Micromonospora eburnea genomic DNA:
AATGTCGCGGGGGGAGTGCGTCCCGCCCACGACTAAAGTGTTCCACCGGGGATGCCCAGCTCTGGGCCGGCACGTGGAGGTACGGCCATCGAAAGCCAGAAGAACGGCGAGTCGCCCGGCGTGTCGCCACCCGCGGCTCAGGCCGACCGGTCCGGGGCCGCCGCCATCCGCTCGGTGCTGCGTATCCGGCCGTTCCGCCGGCTGTGGATCGTGCTCGGCGTCGCGTCCTTCGGTGACTGGCTCGGCCTGCTCGCCACCTCCGTCTTCGCCGCCGCCCAGGTCTCCGGCGACACCGCCAAGGGCGCGGCGTTCGGCACGGTGATCGCGATCCGGCTGCTCCCCGCCCTGCTGCTCGGCCCGGTCGCCGGCGTCTTCGCCGACCGCTTCGACCGGCGCTGGACGATGGTCATCTGTGACCTCCTGCGCTTCGTGCTCTTCGCCTCCATCCCGCTGTACGCGCTCACCGGCGCCAGCGGCGGGCTCGTCGTCACCTGGGCCGCGATCGCGACCTTCCTGATCGAGACGGTCACCCTGATGTGGCTCCCGGCCAAGGAGGCCGCGGTCCCCAACCTGATCCCGCGCGCCCGGCTGGAGACGGCCAACCAGCTCACCCTGATCACCACGTACGGGCTCACCCCGATCGCCGCCGCGCTCGTCGCCGCGGTGCTCGACCGCAGCGTGCGGGGGCTGGCCGGGGGCAGCATGCCGAGCTGGGCCGAGCCGGCCCAGCTCGCGCTCTGGGTCAACTCGTTCTCCCGGCTGGCCACCGCCATCGTGGTCGCCGTCGGGATCAGGGAGATCAGCCAGGTCCGGACCGGCGAGCGCGAGTCCACCGAGCAGGGCATGGTGCGCCAGTTCACCGAGGGCTGGCGGTTCATCGGCCAGACTCCGCTGGTCCGTGGTCTGGTGCTCGGCATCTTCGGCGCGTTCGCCGGCGGCGGCATCGTGGTCGGCACGGCCAAGTTCTTCGCCGCCTCGCTCGGCGCCGGCGACGCCGCGTTCTTCCTGCTCTTCGGCGCGATCTTCATCGGCCTGGCGATCGGCATCGGGGCCGGCCCGATGATCGTGCGGGACATGTCCCGGCGGCGCTGGTTCGGCATGAGCATCGTGCTGGCCAGCGCCTCGGTGCTGGTGCTCGCCTTCGCGATCCACCTCTCCATGGCGATCCTCGGCGCGATCCTGGTCGGCGCGGGGGCCGGCATGGCCTTCCTGGCCGGCACCACCCTGCTCGGCGGCGAGGTCGCCGACGAGGTACGCGGCCGGGTCTTCGCGGTGGTGCAGATCGGCACCCGGCTGGTGCTGATCCTGGCCATCGCGCTGAGCAGCATCCTGGTCGGGGTCGGCGGCTCGCGCCAGCTATCCATCGCCGACCTGGGCATCTCGGTCTCCTCGACCCGGCTGCTGCTGCTCGCCGCGGGCGTCGCCGGCATCTTTGCCGGGATCAGCGCGTTCGGCCAGATGGACGACAAGAAGGGCGTGCCGGTCCTCGCCGACCTGTGGGGCTCGATCCGGGGCCGCCCGCTGATGCCGGCCGAGCCCTTCGCCTCCAGCGGCCTCTTCGTGGTCTTCGAGGGCGGCGAGGGCGCCGGCAAGTCCACCCAGCTCGCCGCGCTCGCCGAGCGGCTGCGCGGCCAGGGGCGGGACGTCGTGGTCACCCGCGAGCCCGGGGCCACCGCCGTCGGTGAGCGGATCCGCGCGCTGGTGCTGGAGACCGAGGGGGCCGAGGCCCCGTCGCCGCGCGCCGAGGCGCTGCTCTACGCCGCCGACCGGGCGCACCATGTCGCCACCGTGGTCCGGCCGGCGCTGGTCCGGGGCGCGGTGGTGATCAGCGACCGGTACGTCGACTCGTCCCTGGCCTACCAGGGGGCCGGTCGTACGCTGCCGGCGGAGGAGGTCTCCTGGCTCTCCTCGTGGGCCACCGGCGGGCTCAAGCCCGACCTGGTGGTGCTCCTCGACGTCGACCCGCGCACCGGCCTGAGCCGGGTCGAGTCCCGCAGCCAGGGCACCGACCGGCTGGAGGCCGAGTCGATCGCGTTCCACGAGCGGGTCCGGTACGCCTTCCTCGACCTGGCCGCCGCCGACCCCAAGCGTTACCTGGTGCTCGACGCCGCCCGGCCGGCCGAGGAGATCGCCGAGGCGGTCGCCCGCCGGGTGCGGGAGTTCCTGGCCGACCCGGCCGGCATCGTGCACCCGCGGCCGGCCCACGGCCCGGACACCACGGTCCAGCCCGAGTTATCCGAGGCGGAGCTGGTGGCCATGGAGCGCCGCACCTGATGCCGGACGTCTTCGCCGACCTGGTCGGGCAGGACGAGGCGGTGGCGACGCTGCGTCGCGCCGCCGCATCGGCCGCCGCCCTGCTGCGTGCCGCCACCGCGCCCGCGACCCGCGTCGCCGGGCCGGCGGCGGGTGCCACGTCCGGCGACTCCTACGACGAACTCGACGCGCTCGCCGAGGAGTTCGACGTCGAGCCGGCGACCGGTCCGGCCGGGGTGACCGCCGAGCCGGGAACGGTGGAGCCGGCGCAGCCGGACGGATCGGCGGAGACGGCCGCGCCGGCGGGCGGCCCCGGGGCGGGGATGACCCACGCCTGGATCTTCACCGGGCCGCCCGGCTCCGGACGGTCCGTGGCCGCGAGGGCCTTCGCCGCCGCGTTGCAGTGCGAGCACGGCACCGGCTGTGGCGAGTGTCCCGGCTGCCACACCACGATGGCCGGCACCCACGCCGACGTCCGGCTGGTGGTGCCCGAAGGGCTCTCCATCGGTGTCGGCGAGATGCGCGCGCTGGTGCTCCGGGCGGCCAGCACGCCGTCCGGCGGGCGCTGGCAGGTCGTCATCATCTCCGACGCCGACCGGCTCACCGAGGCGGCCGGCAACGCCCTGCTCAAGGCGATCGAGGAGCCGCCACCGCGTACGGTCTTCCTGCTCTGCGCCCCGTCCACGCACCCGGACGACGTCTCGGTGACGATCCGGTCGCGGTGCCGGATCGTACCGCTGCGGCAGCCGCCGGCGGGCGCTGTCGCCGAGGTGCTCGTACGCCGGGACGGGGTCGCGCCCGACGTGGCCGAGTGGGCCGCGGCGGCCGCCCAGGGGCACGTGGGTCGGGCCCGGCGGCTGGCCCGCGACCCGGAGGCCCGGCAGCGCCGCGACGCGGTGCTCGCCGTGCCGCGCCGGCTGACCGGGGTGGGCGCGGCGTTCGACGCGGCCTCCGCGCTGATCGAGGCGGCCGAGGCGGAGGCGGCGGCGTCGGTCGCCGAGATCGACGAGGCGGAGCGGGCCGCGTTGCAGACCGCGCTCGGCGCGGGCGGCACCGGCCGGGGCGCGGCCGGGGCGATGCGTGGTGCCGCCGGCCAGCTCAAGGACCTGGAGAAGCGGCAGAAGTCGCGGGCCACCCGGGCCCAGCGGGATGCCCTCGACCGGGCGCTGGTCGACCTCGCCGGCTTCTACCGGGACGCGTTGGTGAGCGCGCTGCGGGCGCCGGTCGCTCCGGTGCACACCGACACCGCCGCGATGGCCGAGGCCGGCGCGCGGAAGTGGGACGCCGAGGGGGCGCTGCGCCGGCTGGAGGCCGTGCTGGAGTGCCGGGTGGCGATCGAGGCGAACGTCAAACCGCGGATCGCGGTGGAGGCGATGATGCTCGCGCTCTGGAAGGGCTAGAGGGCCCTTTCCGGCGTTGTCCACAGGGCATCGACAGGCGCGATTGACGTGCGGTACGGTCCCTGGTGCCGCGGTGACGGTGGCGGCACGCTCAGTGATGATCAGCCGGGAGGAGTCCGCCCATGCCGCGGGGGGAGATCGACGAGGCCTGGATCGAGGAGGCGGTGCGGCGCTACCGGCGCATCGAGACCCTGCAGGCCGAGTTCGACCAGGCGGTCGACGCGGTCGAGGTCACCGTCCGCTCGCCCGACGGGCTCGTCGAGGTGGCGGTGACCGCTGGTGGGCGGATCACCGACGTCCGCTTCCTCGCGCCGCTGCACCAGCGCAGCCCCCGGGACGTCGCCGGCTCGGTGCGGGCCGCGGTCAGCGCCGCCGCCGACGCCGCCCAATGGGCCCGGGAGAAGCTGCACAACGAGACCTTCGCGGCGTACCGGCCGCTGGCGGGAGCCTGACATGGAGACGCTGCGCGTGCTGGCCGCCCGCCTTGAGGAGGCCAGCGCCACCCTCGAATCCGTGTCCCGCATGGTGACCGCCACCGACCCGCCGCACCCCGCCTTCGGCACGCACGCCGAGGGCCGCCCCGGCGAGGTCGGCCGCGCCCTGCACCGGCAGTGGACCGTCGCCACCGGCGACCGGGCCCGGGAAGCCCACGCCGCCGCGACCCGGCTGGCCGCCGCCGCATCCGCTCTGCGCGACGCCGCCGACCGATACGCGAGCACCGACGAGTCCGTCCGTCGCCGGCTCGCCCGGGAGGCGTGATGGACGCCCTGGACCGCCTCGCCGAGCCGGGCCTCGACCTGCTCGCCCGGGTCGACGCGCTGCTCGCCACCGGCGCGCCCGAGGGGCACCGGCTCTGGCCGCTGCTGCGCCGCATGCAGGTGCTCCCCGGCGCGGCGGTACGCGAGTTCCTCGACCTGCATCCAGCGCCGCTGGCCGACGCCGGCCACGCCGTGCGCCGGCTGATCCGGGGGTACGACGACGCCTGCACGATGCTCGCCGATCCGGTCGCCTGGTCCGGGCCGGCCGCCTCGGCGTACGACGAGGCCCGCACCACCCTGCTCCGCCACCTGGACGAGGGGCCGGAGAGCCTGGTCGGGCGCCTGGAGTCGACCGCCGGATACGCCGACGCGCTGGCCGACTGGGTGGAGGGGAGCCGGCTCGCCCTGGCTCGGGCGCTGGCCGACGTGCTGCGCTCGGCCGAGGCGGTCACCGTGCACGCGGCCACCAGGGTGGGCGGCGACGATCGTGCTGGGGCGCTCGCGGCGGCGGAGATCGCCACCCGGGTGCTGGGCGCGCTCGGCGTGGCGTACGACGGCGCGGAGACGCTACAGCGCCAGTGGGCGCCGAGTCTGGCGGAGGCGACGTGGCGGGAGCGGCCGACCGGCGTCCGGGCGGCCAACTCGACCATGCGGATCGGCTGACGCGGGCCCACGCGCCACGGCGCCGCCGGCAACTCGGCCAGCGGCGCCGTGGTTATCCCCTGCACCCCCCGCAGGTCTGCTTCCACTCAACGCGGTGCGCCGTCGTTTGTCGTC
This region includes:
- the tmk gene encoding dTMP kinase, yielding MPSSGPARGGTAIESQKNGESPGVSPPAAQADRSGAAAIRSVLRIRPFRRLWIVLGVASFGDWLGLLATSVFAAAQVSGDTAKGAAFGTVIAIRLLPALLLGPVAGVFADRFDRRWTMVICDLLRFVLFASIPLYALTGASGGLVVTWAAIATFLIETVTLMWLPAKEAAVPNLIPRARLETANQLTLITTYGLTPIAAALVAAVLDRSVRGLAGGSMPSWAEPAQLALWVNSFSRLATAIVVAVGIREISQVRTGERESTEQGMVRQFTEGWRFIGQTPLVRGLVLGIFGAFAGGGIVVGTAKFFAASLGAGDAAFFLLFGAIFIGLAIGIGAGPMIVRDMSRRRWFGMSIVLASASVLVLAFAIHLSMAILGAILVGAGAGMAFLAGTTLLGGEVADEVRGRVFAVVQIGTRLVLILAIALSSILVGVGGSRQLSIADLGISVSSTRLLLLAAGVAGIFAGISAFGQMDDKKGVPVLADLWGSIRGRPLMPAEPFASSGLFVVFEGGEGAGKSTQLAALAERLRGQGRDVVVTREPGATAVGERIRALVLETEGAEAPSPRAEALLYAADRAHHVATVVRPALVRGAVVISDRYVDSSLAYQGAGRTLPAEEVSWLSSWATGGLKPDLVVLLDVDPRTGLSRVESRSQGTDRLEAESIAFHERVRYAFLDLAAADPKRYLVLDAARPAEEIAEAVARRVREFLADPAGIVHPRPAHGPDTTVQPELSEAELVAMERRT
- a CDS encoding DNA polymerase III subunit delta'; the encoded protein is MPDVFADLVGQDEAVATLRRAAASAAALLRAATAPATRVAGPAAGATSGDSYDELDALAEEFDVEPATGPAGVTAEPGTVEPAQPDGSAETAAPAGGPGAGMTHAWIFTGPPGSGRSVAARAFAAALQCEHGTGCGECPGCHTTMAGTHADVRLVVPEGLSIGVGEMRALVLRAASTPSGGRWQVVIISDADRLTEAAGNALLKAIEEPPPRTVFLLCAPSTHPDDVSVTIRSRCRIVPLRQPPAGAVAEVLVRRDGVAPDVAEWAAAAAQGHVGRARRLARDPEARQRRDAVLAVPRRLTGVGAAFDAASALIEAAEAEAAASVAEIDEAERAALQTALGAGGTGRGAAGAMRGAAGQLKDLEKRQKSRATRAQRDALDRALVDLAGFYRDALVSALRAPVAPVHTDTAAMAEAGARKWDAEGALRRLEAVLECRVAIEANVKPRIAVEAMMLALWKG
- a CDS encoding YbaB/EbfC family nucleoid-associated protein, which translates into the protein MPRGEIDEAWIEEAVRRYRRIETLQAEFDQAVDAVEVTVRSPDGLVEVAVTAGGRITDVRFLAPLHQRSPRDVAGSVRAAVSAAADAAQWAREKLHNETFAAYRPLAGA